A window from Brassica napus cultivar Da-Ae unplaced genomic scaffold, Da-Ae ScsIHWf_232;HRSCAF=398, whole genome shotgun sequence encodes these proteins:
- the LOC125600621 gene encoding nuclear transcription factor Y subunit A-4-like, translating to MTSSVHELSDNNESHKKQERPDSQTPPPVPSGPCSESIDTSSVYSEPMAHGLYPYPDPYYRSVFAHQAYLPHPFPGVQMQLMGMHQQVVPLQCDAVEEPVFVNAKQYHGILRRRQSRAKLEARNRAIKSKKPYMHESRHLHAINRPRGCGGRFLNAKKKNGDRKEEEEEATSDENTSEASSSIRSEKAAMGPNVSRS from the exons ATGACTTCTTCAGTGCATGAGCTCTCag ATAACAATGAAAGTCATAAGAAGCAAGAACGTCCAGATTCCCAAACTCCACCACCGGTTCCTTCAGGACCGTGTTCTGAATCTATAGATACAAGCTCCGTCTACTCAGAGCCGATG GCGCATGGGCTCTACCCGTATCCAGATCCTTACTACAGAAGCGTCTTTGCACATCAAGCGTATCTTCCACATCCATTTCCTGGG GTTCAAATGCAGTTAATGGGAATGCATCAACAAGTGGTTCCATTACAGTGTGATGCAGTCGAGGAGCCTGTGTTTGTTAACGCAAAGCAATACCACGGTATACTCAGGCGTAGGCAATCCAGGGCAAAACTTGAGGCTCGGAACAGAGCCATCAAGTCAAAAAAG CCATATATGCATGAGTCTCGGCATTTGCATGCGATAAACCGTCCAAGGGGATGTGGAGGCCGGTTTCTCAATGCTAAGAAGAAGAATGGAGACCgtaaggaagaggaggaggaggcaacCTCTGATGAGAACACTTCAGAAGCAAGTTCTAGCATCAGGTCTGAGAAAGCAGCCATGGGTCCTAATGTCAGTAGATCTTGA
- the LOC111213843 gene encoding RNA polymerase I-specific transcription initiation factor rrn3-like: MGAAETLTDPSSLCESNYMGNGDLSDTDMVITVRNTLASVQNGECYRYDELVKTMQATKNSDLEAQLVTALKALSSSVAYLDIIHHEKLLSLIIVLLCYRFFRMSLWDLKPHVMDALVGLLISLAVTTGKYLDPCLNMLVRHFLPPDWVIRRLSQHRVVKQKMEVLSRVHEALLKICILFPRAPSRILDMLPKINKKGQVVEIFVENLLKLENSLMGQDDGSKIFMMVMERLRDMDLEIDWDGIPQDDSSRGLFDMELEDAVEDNTMNEGDEFQVGSLTSDGNVIFESLDKLMVLSFDHLESCKLAGRLDQVFEKLFEAFEHYIMDIHKTKVSQFLMFYACSLDPENCGVKFASKLMDIFLFSNKPVTRMSAMAYLASYLARGKFLHVSYVASILKRLVDECADHCRTCNDDINSDAHQIFYSGCQAIMYVLCFRMRSIVAVPRFRSELIPLESILMHRLNPLKECLPWVVAEFLKQAKAGGLFVVSDSFIFDKLLESELSRGSKKLDAFFPFDPCLLKSSNSFISRNFIYWSMVRPTYDEDDEEDVEIIVNGDEESDEEEEDDVDHVMDKMSITPKHSFMNEMERDRLLKMPSVIRPSISPQSF; this comes from the exons ATGGGAGCAGCGGAGACTCTAACTGATCCCTCAAGCCTATGTGAGTCTAACTATATGGGCAACGGTGATTTGTCTGACACGGATATGGTTATTACCGTGAGAAACACCCTTGCTTCTGTCCAAAAC GGGGAATGTTACCGTTACGATGAGCTTGTTAAAACTATGCAAGCTACCAAAAACTCTGATCTTGAAGCACAGCTTGTG ACAGCATTGAAAGCATTGTCAAGCTCTGTGGCTTACTTAGATATCATTCACCATGAAAAGCTTCTTTCTTTG aTAATTGTATTATTATGTTACAGGTTTTTTAGAATGTCATTGTGGGATCTCAAACCTCATGTCATGGATGCTTTGGTGGGTCTACTCATATCACTG GCTGTCACTACAGGAAAGTATCTGGACCCTTGTCTGAATATGCTCGTACGCCACTTTTTGCCACCGGATTGGGTGATTAGAAGACTTTCGCAGCACCGTGTAGTGAAACAGAAGATGGAAGTTCTTTCTCGTGTTCATGAAGCCCTTCTGAAAATCTGTATTTTGTTTCCTCGTGCTCCCTCGAGAATATTAGACATGCTacccaaaataaacaaaaagggCCAa GTGGTAGAGATATTTGTGGAGAACTTATTAAAGCTGGAGAATAGTCTAATGGGACAAGATGATGGCAGCAAGATTTTTATGATGGTGATGGAGAGGCTGCGAGATATGGAT TTGGAGATTGATTGGGATGGTATTCCACAAGATGACTCAAGCAGAGGCCTGTTTGATATGGAACTTGAAGATGCAGTTGAAGACAATACGATGAATGAAGGAGACGAG TTTCAAGTGGGATCTCTAACATCGGATGGAAATGTAATTTTTGAGTCTTTGGATAAATTGATGGTCTTATCTTTTGATCATCTTGAATCCTGTAAACTTGCTGGTCGTTTGGATCAG GTGTTTGAAAAGCTCTTCGAGGCATTTGAGCACTACATTATGGATATACACAAAACAAAAGTTTCGCAG TTTCTGATGTTCTATGCATGTTCACTGGATCCTGAAAACTGTGGTGTGAAATTTGCGAGTAAGCTGATGGACATTTTCCTCTTCAGCAACAAGCCAGTTACAAG gATGAGTGCAATGGCTTATCTAGCTAGCTACTTGGCTCGTGGGAAGTTTTTGCATGTTTCCTATGTGGCTAGCATATTAAAAAG GTTGGTAGATGAGTGTGCGGATCACTGTAGAACTTGCAATGATGATATTAACTCTGATGCGCATCAGATTTTCTACTCCGGATGCCAG GCGATCATGTATGTGCTCTGCTTCCGGATGAGATCTATCGTAGCTGTTCCTCGCTTTCGGTCTGAGCTTATACCATTGGAGTCAATTTTAATGCACAGACTAAACCCGTTAAAG GAATGCCTTCCATGGGTAGTTGCAGAGTTCCTTAAACAAGCTAAAGCAGGTGGTCTGTTTGTCGTCTCAGACTCCTTCATTTTCGATAAGCTACTTGAGTCTGAGCTCTCCCGTGGGTCTAAGAAGCTTGATGCATTCTTCCCCTTTGACCCTTGCTTGCTGAAAAGCTCTAACAG CTTTATCTCCCGGAATTTCATCTACTGGTCGATGGTGAGACCGACCTATGACGAAGATGATGAGGAAGATGTTGAGATCATTGTGAATGGGGATGAGGAGAGtgatgaagaggaggaagatgatgTTGATCATGTCATGGACAAGATGTCCATAACGCCTAAGCATTCTTTCATGAACGAGATGGAAAGAGATAGGCTTTTGAAAATGCCTTCTGTAATCAGACCTTCCATTAGTCCTCAATCCTTTTGA
- the LOC111213844 gene encoding tubulin beta chain yields MREILHIQGGQCGNQIGAKFWEVICNEHGIDPSGKYDGDSDLQLERINVYYNEASGGRYVPRAVLMDLEPGTMDSIRSGPFGQIFRPDNFVFGQSGAGNNWAKGHYTEGAELIDSVLDVVRKEAENCDCLQGFQVCHSLGGGTGSGMGTLLISKIREEYPDRMMLTFSVFPSPKVSDTVVEPYNATLSVHQLVENADECMVLDNEALYDICFRTLKLATPTFGDLNHLISATMSGVTCCLRFPGQLNSDLRKLAVNLIPFPRLHFFMVGFAPLTSRGSQQYRALSVPELTQQMWDAKNMMCAADPRHGRYLTASAMFRGKMSTKEVDEQMINVQNKNSSYFVEWIPNNVKSSVCDIPPKGLSMASTFVGNSTSIQEMFRRVSEQFTAMFRRKAFLHWYTGEGMDEMEFTEAESNMNDLVAEYQQYQDATADEEEYEEEEEELEA; encoded by the exons ATGAGAGAGATCCTTCACATACAAGGCGGACAATGCGGCAACCAAATCGGAGCCAAGTTCTGGGAGGTGATCTGCAACGAGCACGGGATCGATCCGTCGGGAAAGTACGACGGCGACTCCGATCTTCAGCTGGAGCGGATCAACGTCTATTACAACGAGGCAAGCGGGGGAAGGTACGTACCACGCGCTGTGCTGATGGATCTTGAGCCGGGAACCATGGACTCCATCAGATCCGGTCCTTTCGGACAGATTTTCCGACCGGATAACTTCGTCTTCGGACAATCCGGTGCAGGTAATAACTGGGCCAAGGGTCATTACACCGAGGGAGCTGAACTGATTGATTCAGTTCTCGACGTTGTTAGAAAGGAAGCTGAGAATTGTGACTGCTTACAAG GGTTTCAAGTTTGCCACTCGTTGGGTGGAGGAACTGGTTCTGGCATGGGAACGCTTCTCATCTCCAAGATCAGAGAAGAGTATCCAGATCGTATGATGCTCACGTTTTCTGTCTTCCCATCTCCTAAAGTCTCTGACACAGTCGTTGAGCCATACAACGCTACTCTCTCTGTCCACCAGCTTGTCGAGAACGCCGATGAATGCATGGTTTTGGACAATGAAGCTCTCTACGACATCTGTTTCCGCACCCTGAAACTTGCCACTCCAACTT TTGGAGATTTAAACCACCTGATCTCTGCAACCATGAGCGGTGTAACATGCTGTCTTCGTTTCCCCGGTCAGCTCAACTCCGACCTCCGCAAGCTAGCGGTCAACCTAATCCCCTTCCCTCGTCTCCACTTCTTCATGGTCGGTTTCGCACCTCTCACATCCCGCGGCTCCCAGCAATACCGCGCCTTATCAGTACCCGAGCTGACCCAACAAATGTGGGACGCCAAGAACATGATGTGCGCAGCTGACCCAAGACACGGACGCTACTTAACCGCGTCAGCGATGTTCCGCGGCAAAATGAGCACTAAAGAAGTGGACGAGCAGATGATCAACGTCCAGAACAAGAACTCTTCATACTTCGTTGAATGGATCCCCAACAACGTCAAGTCCAGCGTCTGCGACATTCCTCCCAAGGGTCTCTCGATGGCGTCGACTTTTGTTGGTAACTCGACTTCGATCCAGGAGATGTTTAGGAGGGTGAGCGAGCAGTTCACGGCGATGTTTAGGAGGAAGGCTTTCTTGCATTGGTATACAGGAGAAGGGATGGATGAGATGGAGTTTACTGAAGCGGAGAGCAACATGAATGACCTTGTGGCTGAGTATCAACAGTATCAGGATGCTACAGCGGATGAGGAGGAgtatgaagaggaagaggaagagctcGAGGCTTGA